From Slackia heliotrinireducens DSM 20476:
GCCTCCACCTCAGGCATGACCGCAAAGGGGCGCAGCTCAGTGGCCTCGGTGGGATGATATGTCAGTTCTTTGTCGTCCATGGCTGCATATTATAGGACGAAATGCCGCAGGAGTCCCATTGTTTGCGCCGTATATGTGACAACCGCCCGAACATTTGCTGCCACGCGTACGTTCAGAAAAGCCCCGGATGGTCGCTATAAAACAGGAAACCTGCCAGAACCGCACAATAACAGCAAGAGAGAGGAATGCGCCGCCAGCGGCCCCAGCAGGCAGAGGAACTATACCACTTCATGGCCAGTCTGCATTGCGCTGCCAGATTTCAACACAATAATATCCATGCTGTGCATATTATTGATTATTTATACAACTATTCTGCATATTGGCGATTCACTACCTTGCAAATACCGATATGGACGGCCCTTTCTTCCCCATGTGCATGCCACCAGACGTCAGCCCCGATGCATGTCTTGCGAAATACTGCCCAATTCTTTTCAGTAATGCTAGAATAGCCGCATGCCTCCGTAGCTCAGGGGATAGAGCACCGCTCTCCTAAAGCGGGTGTCGACGGTTCGAATCCGCCCGGGGGCACCATGAAGCGCCAGGTCGACCGCTCATATTGCGGTCGACTTTTGTTTTCTGGAACGCACATGACGTTCCGACCCGTCGGATGCTGAACCAACATGTTCCTATCGTCGGGAACTGTTACAATAACTATACCCTACAGTCAACCAACGTAGGCGTGACCGCGCTTGCGCGAGCTGCGGAAAGTGGCGTCGGCCATGAACAAATGGCGGAGCACCCTTTCCACTTTGGGCCATTTCTCCTCGGCCCGCTTGACCCTGAACAGGTACGCGTACCAGTTCAGATATGACTGCAGGTTCTTGACGTCCATGCCGACGTAGCCGTGCAGGTAGCGCCTGATCCAGGAGCACAGGTTGTTCACCATCGCCATCTTCTCGAGGTACTCCGGGTCCTTCGTGTCGGCCTTGTAGGGCCGGTCGACGCCCTTCACGGCCTTCACCAGCGACTTGTGGGACTTCTCCATGTCGTGGAAGATCTCGGAGCCCTCGGCGATGCTGGCCTGCAGCGCGTCCTTGATGCGCCTGGCCGAGGGCTTGCCGTGGCCGCAGCGCACGGCGACCACGTTCTTGTGGACGTCGATCGCGACCGCTATGCAGACCTTGTCCTTGCTCAGGCCCCTCTTCGGCCTCCAGCCCGGGCCTCCCTTCAGGTCGGAGTCCGTGACGTACATCTCGTCTATCCAGACCTTGTCCCGCAGGACGATGCGGTCCTGGTAGCCGTCTATCGTGCTCATGACCCGGTGGCGCCACTCCCAGGCCGTCTGGTGCGACATCCCGCAGAGCTCCGCCGCAGCGTCGAGCTGCACGTTGTAGCACATGAGGCGGATGAAGAGGACCCATGCGGACAGGGGCTTCTTCGAGGATTCGAATATCGTGCCGGCCAACGACGTGTACTTGCGACCGCAGTCGCGGCATTCCCAGAACCTGCGGCCGGCACCCGTGCGGCCTCGGCCGACGGTCTCGCCGGAACCGCATCTCGGGCACGGGGGCCGGGGCCTCCACTCGTCGGCAGCCTCGTCGTAATCTCCGACGCCGACGGACTCGCGGCACCTTCTCGTCTCGACGGCCTCTTGCAAGAGCGCGAAATCGCCCTCATCGAGGGCGTTGACCCGCTTCGCGAACGGGTTCGTACGGGTGGACATGGCGGTATCCCATCCGCCCAGGCGCCCATCCGATCGGGATCGTCGCCAAACAATGGACCGGATGGGCACCTGGGCTGATCAT
This genomic window contains:
- a CDS encoding IS1595 family transposase; this encodes MSTRTNPFAKRVNALDEGDFALLQEAVETRRCRESVGVGDYDEAADEWRPRPPCPRCGSGETVGRGRTGAGRRFWECRDCGRKYTSLAGTIFESSKKPLSAWVLFIRLMCYNVQLDAAAELCGMSHQTAWEWRHRVMSTIDGYQDRIVLRDKVWIDEMYVTDSDLKGGPGWRPKRGLSKDKVCIAVAIDVHKNVVAVRCGHGKPSARRIKDALQASIAEGSEIFHDMEKSHKSLVKAVKGVDRPYKADTKDPEYLEKMAMVNNLCSWIRRYLHGYVGMDVKNLQSYLNWYAYLFRVKRAEEKWPKVERVLRHLFMADATFRSSRKRGHAYVG